Proteins encoded by one window of Pseudochaenichthys georgianus chromosome 9, fPseGeo1.2, whole genome shotgun sequence:
- the trpm6 gene encoding transient receptor potential cation channel subfamily M member 6 isoform X1 gives MSFTEKSRKSWIEETFFKRECVKFIPSSWDLHRCIPVCQVCQNLIRCCCGRLMGEHSWRESLPPISLYPGPGQDLVEDWSMEQHTKASPTNAYGTVDFQDTATRVCRAKYVRVAVDSKPEVLLQLMLREWQMERPKLLLTVQGGSDNFTLPLKVKQAFSKGLITAAISTGAWILTDGINTGVSKYVGEAVKTFGGHNLRKRNTVGITPWGVIHNNSDLLGRDVFRPYQPLGNPLSKRACLNGFHSHFLLVDDGTQGKHGCHQGLRRKLERHIQLQKIHPRLNQGVPVVCVVVEGGPAIVSTVLDYVSNVPPVPVFVFEGSGRAADLLAFLHKQTANDRQLDADIKEDFLLRIGDVFGVEMAEASQLYTLLLQCMDHRQSITIFDSESDDHAPADAAILTTSLKGTKASPAEQLSMALAWDRADVAQKEVLVYGQHWPVGSLEQAMLDALVMDRVSFVKLLIDNGMTMSRFLTVDRLEELYNMPQGQTNCFLHHLVEDAKQTSLPIGYRLSLIDMGLVIEYLIGGAYCSTYTRKHFRAAYSRLQDKEGRHGISLSRQRRGLPQISTKGRTVQDLHFFRTAQPYKLKEQDLSTGDSREGEVTPIPGLVNAPLLIAFNFNDVFVWAVFHQRQQMALFLWQHGEEALARATVACKLYRSMCFEARQGSMDDNISERFKKYSLEFGQLAVDMLDCAFRQNEQMAMKLLTSEMEAWSHFTCLQMAVSSCHRPFVSHSCTQTLLTDLWTGPLNMRKNSFVKIILSLLLPPAILLLEFKSKAEMCHVPQSHEAMPFGLESVKSAPAHEGADVTDAQDAERGLPFHKKCLGPVSETFSSITVHCLSWIKRLYEFYTAPVVKFWFHTMSYLTFLMLFSYVVLVKMGDQPSVQEWLVIAYILSTAVEKTREVLMSEPRKLSQKLKVWFSEYWNISDFIGILLFMAGLVLRWHANPYRTAGRISYCLDIIFWFIRVTDLLAVNQHAGPYLTMITKMTRNMFFIVVMMVIVLLSFGVSRKAILSPNEEPSWSLARDVVFQPYFMIYGEVYASEIDPCDDGLPCPPASFLTAFLQAVYMFFQYIIMVNILVAFFNNIYFDMASTSNKLWKYNRYRYIMTYQDRPWLPPPLILLSHMTSGLRAVYRKLRGDPEREESGSGLKLSLGDEDRKKLHEFEEKCIKAHFHEKSECLHSSQINRIRATAERAEEMCLMVGEVSEKVIFIHDSLSELDSQLGQLQDLSALAVDTLTLLSASDSLHQEARLAQRRVITSSPLILPHSLTLPHRGGADCDALNMCRVMPKSCKSTPPSLLKGHGLVASRLASQESRGGRQGHTEKGEDPQTAPVQRPPENDLGVSKPASRSSFSHLYGGGVNLGRLRDQTPCESIGPPHCGSPLAPRGLESPHHKLSTCDPYLYRSQEEPYVEEEEEEGEGEEERTHEQLSNIEVSRGSSNAVLLSDPREVCEGLVNPAFSQDVSQPSSRPRLYSQWGRPVKSSRWACLSRDRPYGYCRSLSSSVENMTFSGAPQSQRRGSFPSIDEPISKESLSDGRSFSDDTSLRSSLSREWSKSSDFPQDCRGKNQNKKTVKIQESAPNTSHLSGTCWRRGRRFRGESTCWLASTSLNQLNFEPMDLLQKQVLSHQDAWSSTHSAWNSWARSMSRRSSLQSVIALEAKSSSFQSTDNLYPHYAAMERNNLMRLAHTIPFTPVSILGVEEVSVYSLDEVPSDADPDAGTVSSWSSRGLSALLQPLSSEEGSLDGGLRHGCRVLCTWAERDVLRPGLVYVVKAFKPEVVRAWQRIFHGSTALLLCLREIQQQRAAQKMMQEFNEVKPDDMHHSPRFLDVALVLWQSNGQWLTIERNMTGDFRKYNNNTGEEITPCCSLEEMLLAFSHWTYEYSNRELLVLDIQGVGAELTDPTVIMSDDQSGSRGEMLFGPDNLGDAAISGFLQRHSCGACCRRLGLADLRRCLDGRENSSEAEPTPRRKEQEDDETRM, from the exons GTGTGTCCAAGTATGTGGGCGAGGCTGTGAAAACATTTGGGGGCCACAACCTGAGGAAGAGAAACACAGTCGGCATCACACCATGGGGAGTCATCCACAACAACTCAGACCTTTTAGGCAGAGAT GTATTCAGGCCCTACCAGCCCCTGGGAAACCCGTTGAGCAAGAGAGCCTGTCTTAATGGGTTCCACTCCCACTTTCTGTTGGTGGACGATGGGACGCAGGGAAAACATGGCTGCCATCAAGGCCTCAGGAGGAAGCTGGAGAGACACATACAACTACAGAAGATACACCCTC GGCTGAACCAAGGGGtgcctgtggtgtgtgtggtggtggagGGAGGCCCTGCCATTGTGTCCACAGTGTTGGACTATGTTAGCAATGTCCCCCCTGTGCCAGTGTTTGTGTTTGAGGGGTCGGGCAGGGCAGCTGACCTGCTCGCCTTTTTGCACAAGCAGACTGCTAATGACAG GCAGTTGGATGCTGACATTAAAGAGGACTTCCTTTTGAGGATTGGAGACGTGTTTGGAGTCGAGATGGCAGAAGCCTCTCAGCTCTACACTCTCCTCCTGCAGTGTATGGATCACAGACAGTCT ATAACCATCTTTGACTCAGAGTCAGACGACCATGCTCCAGCCGATGCAGCCATTTTGACAACCAGTCTCAAGG GCACCAAGGCCAGCCCTGCAGAGCAGCTGAGCATGGCTCTGGCCTGGGACCGGGCTGACGTCGCACAGAAGGAAGTTCTGGTGTACGGACAGCATTGGCCA GTGGGTTCCTTGGAGCAGGCCATGCTGGATGCTCTGGTGATGGACCGGGTCAGTTTTGTCAAACTGCTGATTGACAACGGCATGACTATGAGCCGCTTCCTTACCGTGGATCGCCTCGAGGAGCTCTATAACATG CCACAGGGGCAGACCAACTGTTTCTTGCATCACCTTGTTGAAGATGCCAAACAG ACTTCTCTTCCCATAGGTTACCGTCTCTCTCTCATTGACATGGGCCTGGTGATCGAGTACCTAATAGGAGGAGCATACTGCAGCACCTACACACGCAAACACTTCAGAGCTGCCTACAGCCGCCTGCAGGATAAA GAGGGCAGACATGGCATTTCCCTTTCTAGACAGAGACGGGGATTACCACAGATCTCTACAAAGGGCAGGACCGTCCAGGATCTGCACTTTTTCAGAACAGCTCAGCCATACAAACTCAAG GAGCAGGATCTTTCAACGGGGGACAGTCGAGAGGGAGAGGTCACCCCGATCCCGGGCCTTGTTAATGCTCCACTGCTGATAGCCTTCAACTTCAACGACGTGTTCGTATGGGCTGTGTTTCATCAGCGCCAGCAGATGGCGCTGTTCCTGTGGCAGCACGGAGAGGAAGCACTGGCCCGCGCTACAGTGGCCTGTAAGCTCTACCGCTCCATGTGCTTTGAGGCGAGGCAGGGAAGTATGGACGACAACATCTCAGAGCGATTTAAGAAATACTCTCT CGAGTTTGGTCAGCTGGCGGTGGACATGTTAGACTGTGCGTTTCGTCAGAACGAGCAGATGGCCATGAAGCTGTTGACTTCAGAGATGGAGGCATGGAGCCACTTCACCTGTCTGCAGATGGCTGTCTCCTCATGTCACAGACCATTCGTCTCACACTCCTGCACTCAGACGCTGCTCACAGACCTCTGGACCGGTCCGCTCAACATGAGGAAAAACTCCTTTGTGAAG ATAATTCTGAGTCTTCTTCTGCCGCCTGCCATCTTGCTACTGGAGTTCAAAAGCAAAGCTGAAATGTGCCACGTACCACAGTCCCATGAGGCAATGCCGTTCGGGCTTGAGTCTGTGAAGTCAGCACCAGCCCATGAGGGAGCTGATGTCACG GACGCTCAGGATGCAGAGCGGGGCCTGCCGTTCCATAAAAAGTGTTTGGGTCCTGTGTCAGAAACGTTCTCCTCTATCACTGTGCACTGTCTGTCCTGGATCAAAAGACTCTATGAGTTCTACACGGCTCCTGTTGTCAAGTTCTGGTTTCACACA ATGTCCTACTTGACCTTCCTGATGTTATTTTCCTACGTGGTCCTGGTGAAGATGGGGGATCAGCCCAGTGTTCAGGAGTGGCTGGTCATAGCATACATCTTGTCCACTGCCGTGGAAAAAACCAGAGAG GTCCTAATGTCGGAGCCGAGGAAGCTGAGCCAAAAGCTGAAGGTCTGGTTCTCTGAGTACTGGAACATATCAGATTTTATTGGCATCCTCCTCTTCATGGCTGGATTGGTGCTGCGTTGGCATGCTAATCCGTACCGGACGGCAGGACGCATCAGTTACTGTCTGGACATCATCTTCTGGTTCATCAGGGTGACGGACCTGTTGGCTGTCAACCAGCATGCTGGGCCTTACCTCACCATGATCACTAAGATG ACCAGAAACATGTTCTTCATAGTGGTGATGATGGTGATAGTGCTGCTGAGCTTCGGGGTGTCCAGGAAGGCCATCCTGTCGCCAAATGAGGAGCCGTCCTGGAGCCTCGCTCGAGACGTCGTCTTCCAGCCCTACTTTATGATCTACGGAGAGGTCTACGCATCGGAGATAGATC CTTGTGATGACGGTCTTCCGTGTCCTCCTGCTTCCTTTCTCACGGCGTTCCTTCAGGCGGTCTATATGTTCTTCCAGTACATCATCATGGTCAACATTCTCGTTGCATTTTTTAA CAACATCTACTTTGACATGGCATCAACGTCCAATAAGCTGTGGAAGTACAACCGTTATCGCTACATAATGACCTATCAGGACAGGCCGTGGCTGCCTCCACCTCTTATCCTCCTCAGTCACATGACCTCAGGTTTGAGAGCCGTCTACAGGAAATTGAGAGGAGACCCTGAACGAGAGGAAAGTGGCTCTGGACTGA AGCTCTCCCTGGGCGACGAGGATCGTAAGAAGCTCCATGAGTTTGAGGAGAAATGTATAAAGGCTCACTTTCATGAGAAGAGTGAATGTCTCCACAGCAGTCAAATTAACAGGATCAGAGCCACAGCTGAGAG AGCTGAGGAGATGTGCCTGATGGTGGGGGAGGTCTCGGAGAAGGTCATCTTCATTCATGATAGCCTGTCGGAGCTGGACTCTCAGCTGGGTCAGCTACAGGACCTTTCTGCTTTGGCTGTGGACACCCTCACTCTGCTCTCTGCGTCTGACAGCCTGCACCAGGAGGCCCGCCTGGCTCAACGTCGAGTCATCACGTCGTCCCCGCTTATCCTCCCTCACAGCTTGACTCTCCCACACAGAGGTGGAGCAGACTGTGAtgcactgaatatgtgtcgagTGATGCCCAAGTCGTGTAAAAGTACCCCGCCTTCTTTGCTGAAGGGCCATGGTCTTGTGGCGAGTAGACTGGCATCCCAGGAGAGCAGGGGAGGAAGACAAGGACACACTGAGAAGGGAGAG GATCCACAGACTGCTCCTGTTCAACGTCCGCCTGAGAACGACCTGGGAGTTTCTAAACCTGCGTCTCGTTCTTCCTTCTCTCACCTCTACGGAGGCGGAGTTAATCTGGGTAGATTGAGGGATCAGACCCCCTGTGAGTCAATCGGACCGCCCCACTGCGGGTCTCCTCTTGCTCCCAGAGGCCTGGAGTCACCGCATCATAAACTCTCGACATGTGACCCATATCTGTATCGCAGTCAAGAAGAACCTTAcgtggaagaggaggaagaagagggagaaGGAGAGGAGGAAAGGACACATGAACAACTCTCTAATATAGAAGTATCCAGGGGATCTAGCAACGCTGTCCTTCTGTCTGACCCACGAGAGGTCTGTGAGGGTTTGGTGAATCCCGCCTTTTCTCAGGACGTTAGCCAACCGAGTTCTCGGCCCAGACTTTACAGCCAGTGGGGCCGACCTGTGAAATCTtccaggtgggcgtgtctgtcCAGAGACCGTCCCTACGGATACTGCAGGTCTCTGTCCTCCAGCGTGGAGAACATGACTTTCTCAGGCGCACCTCAGAGTCAAAGGAGGGGGTCATTCCCTTCTATTGACGAACCAATCAGCAAAGAGAGTCTGTCTGATGGGAGGAGTTTTAGTGATGACACATCGCTACGAAGCAGCCTGAGCAGAG AGTGGTCCAAGTCATCTGACTTCCCTCAAGACTGCAGAGGCAAAAACCAGAACAAGAAGACAGTGAAGATACAAGAGAGCGCTCCAAACACG TCCCATTTGTCTGGGACCTGCTGGAGAAGGGGCCGAAGATTTCGAGGAGAATCTACATGTTGGTTGGCTTCAACCAGCCTCAATCAGCTCA ATTTTGAACCAATGGATTTGTTGCAGAAGCAAGTCTTATCCCATCAG GATGCATGGAGCTCGACCCATTCAGCATGGAACAGCTGGGCCAGATCCATGAGCCGCAGGTCATC TTTACAGAGCGTGATTGCCCTTGAAG CAAAGAGCTCCTCATTCCAGTCCACTGACAATTTGTATCCACACTATGCAG CTATGGAGAGAAACAATCTGATGAGACTGGCTCACACCATTCCCTTCACTCCTGTCTCTATTCTAG GAGTTGAAGAGGTGAGCGTGTACTCTCTGGACGAAGTTCCCTCTGATGCTGACCCTGATGCCGGCACAGTCTCGTCCTGGTCGTCACGCGGCCTGTCCGCCCTGCTGCAGCCCCTCTCCAGTGAAGAGGGCTCTCTGGACGGGGGTCTCCGGCATGGCTGCAGGGTGCTGTGCACCTGGGCTGAACGTGACGTGCTCAGACCCGGCCTGGTATACGTGGTCAAAGCCTTCAAGCCGGAGGTGGTTCGTGCCTGGCAGAGGATCTTCCATGGTAGCACAGCACTGCTGCTTTGTTTAAGG GAGATCCAGCAGCAGAGAGCAGCCCAGAAGATGATGCAAGAGTTCAACGAGGTCAAACCTGATGACATGCACCACTCACCAAG ATTCCTAGATGTAGCGTTGGTCCTCTGGCAATCGAATGGCCAGTGGCTGACTATTGAGAGGAACATGACAGGTGACTTCAGGAagtacaacaacaacacaggAGAGGAGATCACCCCCTGCTGTTCACTAGAAGAAATGCTGCTGGCGTTCTCACACTGGACATACGAGTACTCAAACAGAGAGCTGCTGGTGCTCGATATACAGG GAGTAGGAGCGGAGCTAACGGACCCGACAGTCATTATGTCGGATGATCAAAG TGGAAGCAGGGGTGAGATGCTTTTTGGTCCAGATAACCTCGGAGATGCTGCCATCAGCGGTTTCCTGCAGAGACACTCTTGCGGTGCCTGCTGCCGCAGACTGGGCCTAGCAG ATTTAAGGAGGTGTTTGGACGGCCGCGAGAACAGCAGCGAGGCTGAGCCGACGCCGCGGAGGAAAGAACAAGAGGACGATGAAACTAGGATGTAA
- the trpm6 gene encoding transient receptor potential cation channel subfamily M member 6 isoform X2, with translation MGEHSWRESLPPISLYPGPGQDLVEDWSMEQHTKASPTNAYGTVDFQDTATRVCRAKYVRVAVDSKPEVLLQLMLREWQMERPKLLLTVQGGSDNFTLPLKVKQAFSKGLITAAISTGAWILTDGINTGVSKYVGEAVKTFGGHNLRKRNTVGITPWGVIHNNSDLLGRDVFRPYQPLGNPLSKRACLNGFHSHFLLVDDGTQGKHGCHQGLRRKLERHIQLQKIHPRLNQGVPVVCVVVEGGPAIVSTVLDYVSNVPPVPVFVFEGSGRAADLLAFLHKQTANDRQLDADIKEDFLLRIGDVFGVEMAEASQLYTLLLQCMDHRQSITIFDSESDDHAPADAAILTTSLKGTKASPAEQLSMALAWDRADVAQKEVLVYGQHWPVGSLEQAMLDALVMDRVSFVKLLIDNGMTMSRFLTVDRLEELYNMPQGQTNCFLHHLVEDAKQTSLPIGYRLSLIDMGLVIEYLIGGAYCSTYTRKHFRAAYSRLQDKEGRHGISLSRQRRGLPQISTKGRTVQDLHFFRTAQPYKLKEQDLSTGDSREGEVTPIPGLVNAPLLIAFNFNDVFVWAVFHQRQQMALFLWQHGEEALARATVACKLYRSMCFEARQGSMDDNISERFKKYSLEFGQLAVDMLDCAFRQNEQMAMKLLTSEMEAWSHFTCLQMAVSSCHRPFVSHSCTQTLLTDLWTGPLNMRKNSFVKIILSLLLPPAILLLEFKSKAEMCHVPQSHEAMPFGLESVKSAPAHEGADVTDAQDAERGLPFHKKCLGPVSETFSSITVHCLSWIKRLYEFYTAPVVKFWFHTMSYLTFLMLFSYVVLVKMGDQPSVQEWLVIAYILSTAVEKTREVLMSEPRKLSQKLKVWFSEYWNISDFIGILLFMAGLVLRWHANPYRTAGRISYCLDIIFWFIRVTDLLAVNQHAGPYLTMITKMTRNMFFIVVMMVIVLLSFGVSRKAILSPNEEPSWSLARDVVFQPYFMIYGEVYASEIDPCDDGLPCPPASFLTAFLQAVYMFFQYIIMVNILVAFFNNIYFDMASTSNKLWKYNRYRYIMTYQDRPWLPPPLILLSHMTSGLRAVYRKLRGDPEREESGSGLKLSLGDEDRKKLHEFEEKCIKAHFHEKSECLHSSQINRIRATAERAEEMCLMVGEVSEKVIFIHDSLSELDSQLGQLQDLSALAVDTLTLLSASDSLHQEARLAQRRVITSSPLILPHSLTLPHRGGADCDALNMCRVMPKSCKSTPPSLLKGHGLVASRLASQESRGGRQGHTEKGEDPQTAPVQRPPENDLGVSKPASRSSFSHLYGGGVNLGRLRDQTPCESIGPPHCGSPLAPRGLESPHHKLSTCDPYLYRSQEEPYVEEEEEEGEGEEERTHEQLSNIEVSRGSSNAVLLSDPREVCEGLVNPAFSQDVSQPSSRPRLYSQWGRPVKSSRWACLSRDRPYGYCRSLSSSVENMTFSGAPQSQRRGSFPSIDEPISKESLSDGRSFSDDTSLRSSLSREWSKSSDFPQDCRGKNQNKKTVKIQESAPNTSHLSGTCWRRGRRFRGESTCWLASTSLNQLNFEPMDLLQKQVLSHQDAWSSTHSAWNSWARSMSRRSSLQSVIALEAKSSSFQSTDNLYPHYAAMERNNLMRLAHTIPFTPVSILGVEEVSVYSLDEVPSDADPDAGTVSSWSSRGLSALLQPLSSEEGSLDGGLRHGCRVLCTWAERDVLRPGLVYVVKAFKPEVVRAWQRIFHGSTALLLCLREIQQQRAAQKMMQEFNEVKPDDMHHSPRFLDVALVLWQSNGQWLTIERNMTGDFRKYNNNTGEEITPCCSLEEMLLAFSHWTYEYSNRELLVLDIQGVGAELTDPTVIMSDDQSGSRGEMLFGPDNLGDAAISGFLQRHSCGACCRRLGLADLRRCLDGRENSSEAEPTPRRKEQEDDETRM, from the exons GTGTGTCCAAGTATGTGGGCGAGGCTGTGAAAACATTTGGGGGCCACAACCTGAGGAAGAGAAACACAGTCGGCATCACACCATGGGGAGTCATCCACAACAACTCAGACCTTTTAGGCAGAGAT GTATTCAGGCCCTACCAGCCCCTGGGAAACCCGTTGAGCAAGAGAGCCTGTCTTAATGGGTTCCACTCCCACTTTCTGTTGGTGGACGATGGGACGCAGGGAAAACATGGCTGCCATCAAGGCCTCAGGAGGAAGCTGGAGAGACACATACAACTACAGAAGATACACCCTC GGCTGAACCAAGGGGtgcctgtggtgtgtgtggtggtggagGGAGGCCCTGCCATTGTGTCCACAGTGTTGGACTATGTTAGCAATGTCCCCCCTGTGCCAGTGTTTGTGTTTGAGGGGTCGGGCAGGGCAGCTGACCTGCTCGCCTTTTTGCACAAGCAGACTGCTAATGACAG GCAGTTGGATGCTGACATTAAAGAGGACTTCCTTTTGAGGATTGGAGACGTGTTTGGAGTCGAGATGGCAGAAGCCTCTCAGCTCTACACTCTCCTCCTGCAGTGTATGGATCACAGACAGTCT ATAACCATCTTTGACTCAGAGTCAGACGACCATGCTCCAGCCGATGCAGCCATTTTGACAACCAGTCTCAAGG GCACCAAGGCCAGCCCTGCAGAGCAGCTGAGCATGGCTCTGGCCTGGGACCGGGCTGACGTCGCACAGAAGGAAGTTCTGGTGTACGGACAGCATTGGCCA GTGGGTTCCTTGGAGCAGGCCATGCTGGATGCTCTGGTGATGGACCGGGTCAGTTTTGTCAAACTGCTGATTGACAACGGCATGACTATGAGCCGCTTCCTTACCGTGGATCGCCTCGAGGAGCTCTATAACATG CCACAGGGGCAGACCAACTGTTTCTTGCATCACCTTGTTGAAGATGCCAAACAG ACTTCTCTTCCCATAGGTTACCGTCTCTCTCTCATTGACATGGGCCTGGTGATCGAGTACCTAATAGGAGGAGCATACTGCAGCACCTACACACGCAAACACTTCAGAGCTGCCTACAGCCGCCTGCAGGATAAA GAGGGCAGACATGGCATTTCCCTTTCTAGACAGAGACGGGGATTACCACAGATCTCTACAAAGGGCAGGACCGTCCAGGATCTGCACTTTTTCAGAACAGCTCAGCCATACAAACTCAAG GAGCAGGATCTTTCAACGGGGGACAGTCGAGAGGGAGAGGTCACCCCGATCCCGGGCCTTGTTAATGCTCCACTGCTGATAGCCTTCAACTTCAACGACGTGTTCGTATGGGCTGTGTTTCATCAGCGCCAGCAGATGGCGCTGTTCCTGTGGCAGCACGGAGAGGAAGCACTGGCCCGCGCTACAGTGGCCTGTAAGCTCTACCGCTCCATGTGCTTTGAGGCGAGGCAGGGAAGTATGGACGACAACATCTCAGAGCGATTTAAGAAATACTCTCT CGAGTTTGGTCAGCTGGCGGTGGACATGTTAGACTGTGCGTTTCGTCAGAACGAGCAGATGGCCATGAAGCTGTTGACTTCAGAGATGGAGGCATGGAGCCACTTCACCTGTCTGCAGATGGCTGTCTCCTCATGTCACAGACCATTCGTCTCACACTCCTGCACTCAGACGCTGCTCACAGACCTCTGGACCGGTCCGCTCAACATGAGGAAAAACTCCTTTGTGAAG ATAATTCTGAGTCTTCTTCTGCCGCCTGCCATCTTGCTACTGGAGTTCAAAAGCAAAGCTGAAATGTGCCACGTACCACAGTCCCATGAGGCAATGCCGTTCGGGCTTGAGTCTGTGAAGTCAGCACCAGCCCATGAGGGAGCTGATGTCACG GACGCTCAGGATGCAGAGCGGGGCCTGCCGTTCCATAAAAAGTGTTTGGGTCCTGTGTCAGAAACGTTCTCCTCTATCACTGTGCACTGTCTGTCCTGGATCAAAAGACTCTATGAGTTCTACACGGCTCCTGTTGTCAAGTTCTGGTTTCACACA ATGTCCTACTTGACCTTCCTGATGTTATTTTCCTACGTGGTCCTGGTGAAGATGGGGGATCAGCCCAGTGTTCAGGAGTGGCTGGTCATAGCATACATCTTGTCCACTGCCGTGGAAAAAACCAGAGAG GTCCTAATGTCGGAGCCGAGGAAGCTGAGCCAAAAGCTGAAGGTCTGGTTCTCTGAGTACTGGAACATATCAGATTTTATTGGCATCCTCCTCTTCATGGCTGGATTGGTGCTGCGTTGGCATGCTAATCCGTACCGGACGGCAGGACGCATCAGTTACTGTCTGGACATCATCTTCTGGTTCATCAGGGTGACGGACCTGTTGGCTGTCAACCAGCATGCTGGGCCTTACCTCACCATGATCACTAAGATG ACCAGAAACATGTTCTTCATAGTGGTGATGATGGTGATAGTGCTGCTGAGCTTCGGGGTGTCCAGGAAGGCCATCCTGTCGCCAAATGAGGAGCCGTCCTGGAGCCTCGCTCGAGACGTCGTCTTCCAGCCCTACTTTATGATCTACGGAGAGGTCTACGCATCGGAGATAGATC CTTGTGATGACGGTCTTCCGTGTCCTCCTGCTTCCTTTCTCACGGCGTTCCTTCAGGCGGTCTATATGTTCTTCCAGTACATCATCATGGTCAACATTCTCGTTGCATTTTTTAA CAACATCTACTTTGACATGGCATCAACGTCCAATAAGCTGTGGAAGTACAACCGTTATCGCTACATAATGACCTATCAGGACAGGCCGTGGCTGCCTCCACCTCTTATCCTCCTCAGTCACATGACCTCAGGTTTGAGAGCCGTCTACAGGAAATTGAGAGGAGACCCTGAACGAGAGGAAAGTGGCTCTGGACTGA AGCTCTCCCTGGGCGACGAGGATCGTAAGAAGCTCCATGAGTTTGAGGAGAAATGTATAAAGGCTCACTTTCATGAGAAGAGTGAATGTCTCCACAGCAGTCAAATTAACAGGATCAGAGCCACAGCTGAGAG AGCTGAGGAGATGTGCCTGATGGTGGGGGAGGTCTCGGAGAAGGTCATCTTCATTCATGATAGCCTGTCGGAGCTGGACTCTCAGCTGGGTCAGCTACAGGACCTTTCTGCTTTGGCTGTGGACACCCTCACTCTGCTCTCTGCGTCTGACAGCCTGCACCAGGAGGCCCGCCTGGCTCAACGTCGAGTCATCACGTCGTCCCCGCTTATCCTCCCTCACAGCTTGACTCTCCCACACAGAGGTGGAGCAGACTGTGAtgcactgaatatgtgtcgagTGATGCCCAAGTCGTGTAAAAGTACCCCGCCTTCTTTGCTGAAGGGCCATGGTCTTGTGGCGAGTAGACTGGCATCCCAGGAGAGCAGGGGAGGAAGACAAGGACACACTGAGAAGGGAGAG GATCCACAGACTGCTCCTGTTCAACGTCCGCCTGAGAACGACCTGGGAGTTTCTAAACCTGCGTCTCGTTCTTCCTTCTCTCACCTCTACGGAGGCGGAGTTAATCTGGGTAGATTGAGGGATCAGACCCCCTGTGAGTCAATCGGACCGCCCCACTGCGGGTCTCCTCTTGCTCCCAGAGGCCTGGAGTCACCGCATCATAAACTCTCGACATGTGACCCATATCTGTATCGCAGTCAAGAAGAACCTTAcgtggaagaggaggaagaagagggagaaGGAGAGGAGGAAAGGACACATGAACAACTCTCTAATATAGAAGTATCCAGGGGATCTAGCAACGCTGTCCTTCTGTCTGACCCACGAGAGGTCTGTGAGGGTTTGGTGAATCCCGCCTTTTCTCAGGACGTTAGCCAACCGAGTTCTCGGCCCAGACTTTACAGCCAGTGGGGCCGACCTGTGAAATCTtccaggtgggcgtgtctgtcCAGAGACCGTCCCTACGGATACTGCAGGTCTCTGTCCTCCAGCGTGGAGAACATGACTTTCTCAGGCGCACCTCAGAGTCAAAGGAGGGGGTCATTCCCTTCTATTGACGAACCAATCAGCAAAGAGAGTCTGTCTGATGGGAGGAGTTTTAGTGATGACACATCGCTACGAAGCAGCCTGAGCAGAG AGTGGTCCAAGTCATCTGACTTCCCTCAAGACTGCAGAGGCAAAAACCAGAACAAGAAGACAGTGAAGATACAAGAGAGCGCTCCAAACACG TCCCATTTGTCTGGGACCTGCTGGAGAAGGGGCCGAAGATTTCGAGGAGAATCTACATGTTGGTTGGCTTCAACCAGCCTCAATCAGCTCA ATTTTGAACCAATGGATTTGTTGCAGAAGCAAGTCTTATCCCATCAG GATGCATGGAGCTCGACCCATTCAGCATGGAACAGCTGGGCCAGATCCATGAGCCGCAGGTCATC TTTACAGAGCGTGATTGCCCTTGAAG CAAAGAGCTCCTCATTCCAGTCCACTGACAATTTGTATCCACACTATGCAG CTATGGAGAGAAACAATCTGATGAGACTGGCTCACACCATTCCCTTCACTCCTGTCTCTATTCTAG GAGTTGAAGAGGTGAGCGTGTACTCTCTGGACGAAGTTCCCTCTGATGCTGACCCTGATGCCGGCACAGTCTCGTCCTGGTCGTCACGCGGCCTGTCCGCCCTGCTGCAGCCCCTCTCCAGTGAAGAGGGCTCTCTGGACGGGGGTCTCCGGCATGGCTGCAGGGTGCTGTGCACCTGGGCTGAACGTGACGTGCTCAGACCCGGCCTGGTATACGTGGTCAAAGCCTTCAAGCCGGAGGTGGTTCGTGCCTGGCAGAGGATCTTCCATGGTAGCACAGCACTGCTGCTTTGTTTAAGG GAGATCCAGCAGCAGAGAGCAGCCCAGAAGATGATGCAAGAGTTCAACGAGGTCAAACCTGATGACATGCACCACTCACCAAG ATTCCTAGATGTAGCGTTGGTCCTCTGGCAATCGAATGGCCAGTGGCTGACTATTGAGAGGAACATGACAGGTGACTTCAGGAagtacaacaacaacacaggAGAGGAGATCACCCCCTGCTGTTCACTAGAAGAAATGCTGCTGGCGTTCTCACACTGGACATACGAGTACTCAAACAGAGAGCTGCTGGTGCTCGATATACAGG GAGTAGGAGCGGAGCTAACGGACCCGACAGTCATTATGTCGGATGATCAAAG TGGAAGCAGGGGTGAGATGCTTTTTGGTCCAGATAACCTCGGAGATGCTGCCATCAGCGGTTTCCTGCAGAGACACTCTTGCGGTGCCTGCTGCCGCAGACTGGGCCTAGCAG ATTTAAGGAGGTGTTTGGACGGCCGCGAGAACAGCAGCGAGGCTGAGCCGACGCCGCGGAGGAAAGAACAAGAGGACGATGAAACTAGGATGTAA